The Callospermophilus lateralis isolate mCalLat2 chromosome 18, mCalLat2.hap1, whole genome shotgun sequence nucleotide sequence GCAACCTGCCAGCCACCCAGTGGCCTCCAATCAGAGCAAAGGTGAGGGGTAGGGTTCTGTGGGAAGGCCTGTGGATGGGGAGAAGTAGGTAGTTCAGTGGCCCTCTGATGTACCTCTGTGTTTTCAGAACCTGCTGAGTCGGCAGCTGTTGCTCATGAGCAATCATCAGGAGGGACAGGGAATGCTGACCCTGGGCGACCTCCTGGAGCCACATGCCCTGAGAGCCCAGGGCCTGGACCCCCACATACTTTGGGGGTGGTGGAACCTGGTAAAGGTCCCCCTCCTACCACTGAGGAAGAGGCTTCTGGCCCCCCAGGAGAGCCCCGGCTGGATAGTGAGACAGAGAGTGACCATGATGATGCGTGAGTGCATCACAACTTGGGACAAGTTGGTGGGGGGAGAGGGTAGCCAAAGCCATGGTCCTCATTGTCCCTGATGCTCCCCCAGCTTCCTTTCCATCATGTCTCCGGAGATCCAGTTGCCTCTGCCACCTGGAAAACGTCGGACACAGTCCCTCAGTGCCCTGCCCAAGGAACGagactcatcttctgagaaggatGGACGCAGCCCCAATAAGGTGCCTCCTTTCTATCTGTTTTACTCATAATGTGGTCATCCAAGCATGTTTCCCTGGTCCTGACCACCTTGCTCTGGACTGTTTACTGTAGCGGGAGAAGGACCATATACGTCGACCTATGAATGCCTTCATGATCTTCAGTAAGCGGCACCGGGCCCTGGTCCACCAGCGCCACCCCAACCAGGACAACCGGACCGTCAGCAAGATTCTGGGAGAGTGGTGGTACGCCCTGGGGCCCAAAGAGAAGCAGAAGTACCATGACCTGGCCTTCCAGGTAATGCTTCCTCCTCTTGACTGTTCCTGATTTGCTCTGGTGGGGCGGGTAAATGAAGGGTCGCCCTGCCCTCTCCTGCCAGGTGAAGGAGGCCCACTTCAAGGCCCACCCAGATTGGAAGTGGTGCAACAAGGACCGAAAGAAGTCCAGCTCAGAGGCCAAGCCCACGAGCCTGGGGCTGGCAGGAGGGCACAAGGAGACGCGGGAGCGGAGCATGTCGGAGACGGGCACTGCCGCCGCCCCTGGGGGTtagtcagccccttggctctcccACCCCGCCACCTCTCTCCCTGAGAGCTGCCAGCTACCTGCTTGCTTGCTCACTCCCTGCCCCAGCAGCATCTTTCTGCTTTGTTGCTTTTATTTGAGGAGCATTACCCATAAAGGAACTTGCAGTTGCTGTATGTGAAGGAGCCAGGGAGATACAGATGAGATATCCAAATAAATCTCATTACGAACTGCTGTTTATTGATCATTTTCTACATGCCAGACATCATGGGGCATGTGTTGTCTTGTACTCAAAACCACAGCCctttccagatgaggaaacaggctcAAAAAGACAAAGTCATTTGTTTAAAGTCACCAACTGGTAAGCGGCACAGCCAAAATTTAAACTTCAGCTTGGTTGGTTCTCAAGACCATTGTTGGAACTGCTGCAGCTCATAATGCCCCTGATGTGCTGCTTCTACTTGACAAAAAGTATCTGGAGTGCCAGGCAGTGTTCTGGGGTGCTTTTTTGGTGTGATCTTTTGGATGTGATCTTCTTAACTCTTTGAGGGAGTGATATTACTGCCTCTCTGAGGTGAGAAAACTGATGCTCAGACAGGCCAATTGTTAGCCAGCCATTATCACAAGGATAAGTCTCCAGGCTTGCTTGCTCTTAGAAGGTCTGCCTCCCTGGGAATGGACTTGCTTCTTATAGCCCCGGAGGGCAAGAACCAGCAGGAGGGAGATGCTAGGCTGGTGGGTGATTTATTTTTCCTACCAGGTGGCCCAGGAATTCCAGCCTGCTTCTCCCTAGTATCTAGAATTATATGTGGGAGGATTAGCTAGTATAGATGCTGGTGAGAGGCTTCTTGCCTCTGTGACAGCCAGAGTTCCCCTTCTGCTTTACAGTGTCCTCTGAGCTCCTGTCCGTTGCAGCCCAGACACTCCTGAGCTCCGACACCAAGGCTCCAGGGAGTGGCTCTTGTGGAACAGAACGGCTGCACACAGTTGGGGGACCTGGCTCGGCCCGACCTCGAGCCTTCTCCCATAGTGGTGTACACAGCCTGGATGGTGGGGAAGTTGACAGCCAGGCACTGCAAGAGTTGACTCAGGTGTGGGGTGCAGCCACCAGGGGGCGGACGGAGGGCTTCCAAAAGCAATAAACCTGGCTGAACCCTTCCTGCCACTTGTCTTGCAGATGGTGTCTGGCCCCACGTCATACTCTGGCCCAAAGCCTTCCACCCAGTATGGCGCTCCAGGTCCCTTCACAGCCcctggtgaaggaggtgccttagcAGCCAGTGGGCGGCCTCCACTGTTGCCCACCCGAGCTTCTCGTTCCCAGCGTGCTGCTAGTGAAGACATGACAAGTGATGAGGAACGCATGGTCATCTGTGAGGAGGAAGGGgacgatgatgtcattggtgagcAGCGCAGGGCTGATAATCCTGCTGGTGACCCGAAAGCTGAGGGTTGGAGGGTGAGCAGAATCCAGGCTGATTGGctccttatttcttttttacatttGTTTATGACCACATGCCATCCATGCTGGTCATGCAGAGTGAACCCAACCCTACCCTCAAGGAAGCTATCATGCCAGGCAGGAGACCTGAGACACAGGCATTGTTGAGCATAGCACTAGATGCTGTTATACGTTACTCCTCCCCCAACATGCTTTTTAGGCTCCTCCAATTGGGCAGGTATTCGTTGTCCTGGGTTTAGGACTAGTGTCTTGGACAATACCACCAGCTTGGGGCAGTTGAGACTAGAGCCCAGGTTCCAGACTATAAACTCCTAGGCAGGCCTGCACCTAGCCCCTTGCCCACACTATTCTCTCTGTTTCCTTAGCTGATGATGGCTTTGGCACGACTGACATTGATCTAAAGTGCAAGGAGCGGGTGACTGACAGCGAGAGTGGAGATAGCTCTGGGGAGGACCCAGAGGGCAACAAGGTGAGGCTTGGTGCTGTTCAGTCACACAGGGGATGAGGGAGGTTAGGGTCTGGAAAGGGCAAGTTCCTACCCCCTTGGGGTTGGGTCGCAGCCAAGATGAATTGAGGCCTTCATCTGGCAGGGGTGTATTAGGCTGGCCTGGCCAACAGGCTTGCTGGGCATCTAGGGTTGTCCAGGTGTCTGCATTTCTTTTGACTTGagtgtctctctctttcttcaaCCCAGGGCTTTGGCCGCAAGGTGTTTTCACCAGTGATCCGTTCCTCCTTTACCCATTGCCGTCCAGCATTGGACCCTGAGCCACCAGGGCCCCCAGATCCACCTGCAGCCTTCAACAAAGGCTATGGTCCCaccccatcctcctcctcctcatcaccTGCCGTCTCCTCAGCCTCGGTAGCCACCTCCTTCTCTCTGGGCTCTGGAACCTTCAAGGCCCAGGAGTCTGGTCAGGGCAGTGCAGCAGGACCACTTCGGCCTCCACCTCCTGGGTCTGGCGGCCCAGCTACACCTTCCAAGACCACCCGGTTCCTCCCAACGGATCCTGCCACTTTCCGGCGCAAGAGACCTGAAAGCGTTGGGGGCCtggagccaccaggtccctcagtcaTTGCAGCACCTCCCAGTGGGGGAGGAAACATTCTGCAGACATTGGTCCTGCCCCCAAACAAGGAGGAGCGGGAGGGCAGTGGGGCCCGAGTACCCTCagccccaaccccaaccccatcGCTGGCCTATGGGGCCCCAGCAGCCCCCCTGTCCCGCCCTGCTGCCACCATGGTCACCAATGTGGTGCGACCTGTTAGCAGTACTCCTGTGCCCATTGCCTCTAAGCCCTTCCCCACCTCTGGCCGGGCTGAGGCATCTCCAAATGACACGGCAAGTGGCAGAACTGAAGTAGGCACTGGGTCTCGAGTGCCTGGGGGCTCCCCACTGGGTGTTAGCTTAGTGTATTCGGACAAGAAGTCGGCAGCGGCCGCCCCACCAGCCCCACACTTGGTGGCTGGGCCCCTCTTGGGCACTGTGGGGAAGGCACCTGCCACTGTTACCAACCTACTTGTGGGTACCCCAGGCTATGGGGCCCCTGCACCCCCTGCTGTTCAGTTCATTGCCCAGGGAACCCCTAGTAGTGGGACCACTGTGGGCTCAGGAGCAGGTGCTGGGAGTGGACCCAATGGGCCAGTACCCCTGGGTATCCTGCAACCAGGTGCCCTGGGCAAGTCTGGGGGAATCACCCAGGTACAGTACATCCTGCCCACGCTGCCCCAGCAGCTTCAAGTGGCACCTGCCCCAGCACCAGCCCCTGGGACCAAGGCAGCGGCTCCCAGCGGCCCTGCACCCACCACCAGCATCCGTTTCACCCTTCCGCCGGGCACCTCCACCAACGGCAAGGTCCTGGCCGCCACTGCACCCACTCCTGGCATTCCCATCCTGCAGTCTGTACCCTCCGCCCCACCCCCTAAAGGTGAGGCCTGGCCTGGGCAGCAGCAGGATTGGGGCTGTAGGCCTGTTTGGCTTTCTTGTAACCTTTCTCTTTCTTGCCTCTTAACTTCCAGCCCAGTCAGTTTCTCCTGTGCAGGCCCCGCCCCCAGGTGGCTCAGCCCAGCTGCTGCCTGGGAAGGTACTAGTGCCCCTGGCGGCCCCTAGCATGTCAGTGCGGGGTGGTGGGGCTGGCCAGCCGCTGCCCCTGGTGAGTCCACCTTTCTCAGTACCTGTGCAGAATGGTGCCCAGCCACCTAGCAAGGTAAGGGCATGTTAGCTATGGCTCCACCTTTCCCTCCTCTTTCTGCTGCATGTCAGTCCCTGTAGACCATCGTTTCTGCCTTCTCCTTTTCTGATTCTTTCTTCCTGGGGTTCCACCTTGCCATTTTTACTTCCTGTCTGTGTCGAGCTGTTTTTCTCAGTATCTTCACCTAATCTTTTTGTGTGTCCTCCACCTCTTTGACAGCTTTCCTATCCTGTCTTAATCCCAAATTCTGAAGTTCCCACTTTTGCTTAGCTCCCACCTAGGTGTCATTTCTTTCCTTCCCCCTCTTGGTCCTAGCTCACCTCAGCCTGTGGGTGCTTCTACCCACAGATTATCCAGCTGACTCCCGTGCCTGTGAGCACACCCAGCGGCCTGGTGCCGCCCTTGAGCCCAGCCACACTCCCCGGACCCACCTCACAGCCCCAGAAAGTCTTGTTGCCCTCCTCTACCAGGTGAGTACAGTTGAACCCTTCCCCAGAGACCAGGGGAGGGGTGGGATAGAGATGGCTCACCTCactcttcctttttcctttccctaTGGCAGAATCACCTATGTGCAGTCGGCAGGTGGGCACACGCTGCCCTTGGGCACCAGCCCTACATCCAGCCAGGCTGGAGCAGTCACCTCATATGGGCCTACAAGTTCTGTAGCTCTAGGTTTCACCTCACTGGGGCCCAGCGGCCCTGCCTTCGTGCAGCCCCTGCTCTCAGGTGAGGGGTGGCCTGGCAGGCAGTGCTGGGGACCCAGGGTGGGGCTGAGACAGCCTGGGCCCTGACTTGGTCCCCCACCTTTTGCTTGCTCTCTCTCAGCAGGCCAAGCCCCATTGCTGGCTCCCGGCCAAGTGGGCGTGTCACCTGTGCCCAGCCCTCAGCTGCCTCCTGCCTGTGCAGCCCCTGGAGGTCCTGTCATAACAGCATTTTATCCTGGCAGCCCTGTACCCACCTCCTCAGCACCCCTGGCCCAGGCATCCCAGGCACCCCCTAGCCTGGTCTACACTGTGGCCACTAGCACCACCCCACCTGCTGCCACCATTCTGCCCAAGGGCCCACCAGCTCCTGCCACTGCCACCCCAGCCCCCAGTAGCCCTTTTCCTAGTGCCACAGGTGGGTGTCAGACCAACTCAGGGCATGGTATGTTGGGAAACCCAGGGAATGGGCCCCCAGTTAGGCCTGGCTTAGCAAACACACTTCTACCCACCAACAGGCTCCATGACCTACAGCTTAGTGGCCCCCAAGGCCCAGCGGCCCAGCCCAAAGGCCCCCCAGAAAGTGAAGGCAGCCATCGCCAGCATTCCCGTGGGCTCCTTTGAGGCAGGTGCCTCTGGGCGGCCTGGCCCTGCACCCCGGCAGCCCCTGGAGCTTGGCCCAGCCAGAGAACCACCTGCTCCAGAGTCTGAGCTTGAGGGGCAGCCTACACCACCAGCCCCTCCACCACTCCCAGAGACCTGGCCTTCCACGGCCCGGAGCAgcccccccccacccctgcctgcTGAAGAGCGGACTGGCACCAAGGGTCCTGAGACCATGGTGAGCATCCAGCAGCCCACAGGCGGGTTTCCCCTGGTGCTTTTCACTGCACTCtgctcatttttgtttttttgttctgCTCCTCATCTCTTTATGCCTGTTGGTGCTTCCTATTTTTTTATTGTATCCCTTCTCACCTGGGGCCTATGTCCTGGCCTTCCTGAGGCCACGGGACTGGATTTTCTCCCTGGTGTTGGGGTGTCTCAGCATTTATCTGTTTCTGGCCATTGCCCCCGTGCATCTGATCCCAGTGTTGTTCTCCCTGTCTGTCTGCATCCCAGGCCAGCAAATTCCCCAGCTCGTCTTCAGACTGGCGCGTCCCTGGGCTGGGCCTGGAGAGTCGTGGGGAACCCCCCACTCCTCCCAGCCCGGCCCCAGCTCCAGCCGCAGCCTCTGGTGGCAGTAGCAGTGGCAGCAGTGAGGGCAGCAGTGGGAGGGCGGCCGGGGACACACCAGagcgcaaggagacggctagtacCGGCAAGAAGGTGAAGGTGCGGCCCCCGCCCCTGAAGAAGACCTTTGACTCTGTGGACAAGTGAGCAGGGGCTGGGGTCCTTGGAGGAGTATGTGGGGTTGGTGGGAAAGAGGGCACCACAGGCCAAGGCAGGGGAAGTGATCCTGCCTGCCTTCCAGCAGGGTCCTGTCAGAGGTGGACTTTGAAGAGCGCTTTGCTGAGCTGCCTGAATTTCGGCCAGAGGAGGTGCTTCCCTCACCCACCTTGCAGTCTCTGGCCACCTCACCCCGAGCCATCCTGGGCTCTTACCGCAAAAAGAGAAAGAACTCGACTGGTAGGCAAGCACTGGCTGGTTCCTAGGTAGGTAGCGGAACAGATCTGGACCAATTTTACTGAGCTTGCTTATGTTTGGACAGACCTGGACTCAGCACCTGAAGACCCCACCTCACCCAAGCGCAAGATGAGGAGACGATCCAGCTGCAGCTCAGAGCCCAACACCCCC carries:
- the Cic gene encoding protein capicua homolog isoform X3, which encodes MKPMKKACTGLSGPGSGNKSPPATRAKALRRRGVGEGDKPEEEDEEAQPQQQLGPEEAEEGEEEETERGLGAEGPPQELHPSDPTPGPAEDPKGDGEAGRWEPSLSRKTATFKSRAPKKKYVEEHGAGNSGVAGVPEEQERTPEEASTLGVPPRLPTSTRSSSTDTASEHSADLEDESVEACGPGPWPPGGTSGGYDLRQLRSQRVLARRGDGLFLPAVVRQVRRSQDLGVQFPGDRALTFYEGVPGGGVDVVLDATPPPGALVVGTAVCTCVEPGVAAYREGVVVEVATKPAAYKVRLSPGSGALPQPQQPLHHEPEEAVWVARSSLRLLRPPWEPEALLRKPPIGPEEEQAEAGSALPPCPAAMDPKQPEDAEVSKISFGGNLGAHCEEGEEKHPPALGTPALLPLPPPQLLSPPPKSPAFAGPGRPGEQPSPCQEGSQGGSRSSSVASLEKGAAPAARARTPLTAAQQKYKKGDVVCTPNGIRKKFNGKQWRRLCSRDGCMKESQRRGYCSRHLSMRTKEMEGLADGGPGGAGRPTGVAAREGSTEFDWGDETSRDSEASSVAARGDSRPRLVAPTDLSRFEFDECEAAVMLVSLGSSRSGTPSFSPVSTQSPFSPAPSPSPSPLFGFRPANFSPINASPVIQRTAVRSRHLSASTPKAGVLTPPDLGPHPPPPAPRERHSSGILPTFQTNLTFTVPISPGRRKTELLPHPGSLGAPGTGGGGAAPDFPKGDSLDSSVDSVSHTPTPSTPAGFRAVSPAVPFSRSRQPSPLLLLPPPAGLTSDPGPSVRRVPAVQRDSPVIVRNPDVPLPSKFPGDVGTAGEARAGGPGRGCRETPVPPGVASGKPGLPPPLPAPVPITVPPAAPTAVAQPMPTFGLASSPFQPVAFHPSPAALLPVLVPSSYTSHPAPKKEVIMGRPGTVWTNVEPRSVAVFPWHSLVPFLAPSQPDPSVQPSEAQQPASHPVASNQSKEPAESAAVAHEQSSGGTGNADPGRPPGATCPESPGPGPPHTLGVVEPGKGPPPTTEEEASGPPGEPRLDSETESDHDDAFLSIMSPEIQLPLPPGKRRTQSLSALPKERDSSSEKDGRSPNKREKDHIRRPMNAFMIFSKRHRALVHQRHPNQDNRTVSKILGEWWYALGPKEKQKYHDLAFQVKEAHFKAHPDWKWCNKDRKKSSSEAKPTSLGLAGGHKETRERSMSETGTAAAPGVSSELLSVAAQTLLSSDTKAPGSGSCGTERLHTVGGPGSARPRAFSHSGVHSLDGGEVDSQALQELTQMVSGPTSYSGPKPSTQYGAPGPFTAPGEGGALAASGRPPLLPTRASRSQRAASEDMTSDEERMVICEEEGDDDVIADDGFGTTDIDLKCKERVTDSESGDSSGEDPEGNKGFGRKVFSPVIRSSFTHCRPALDPEPPGPPDPPAAFNKGYGPTPSSSSSSPAVSSASVATSFSLGSGTFKAQESGQGSAAGPLRPPPPGSGGPATPSKTTRFLPTDPATFRRKRPESVGGLEPPGPSVIAAPPSGGGNILQTLVLPPNKEEREGSGARVPSAPTPTPSLAYGAPAAPLSRPAATMVTNVVRPVSSTPVPIASKPFPTSGRAEASPNDTASGRTEVGTGSRVPGGSPLGVSLVYSDKKSAAAAPPAPHLVAGPLLGTVGKAPATVTNLLVGTPGYGAPAPPAVQFIAQGTPSSGTTVGSGAGAGSGPNGPVPLGILQPGALGKSGGITQVQYILPTLPQQLQVAPAPAPAPGTKAAAPSGPAPTTSIRFTLPPGTSTNGKVLAATAPTPGIPILQSVPSAPPPKAQSVSPVQAPPPGGSAQLLPGKVLVPLAAPSMSVRGGGAGQPLPLVSPPFSVPVQNGAQPPSKIIQLTPVPVSTPSGLVPPLSPATLPGPTSQPQKVLLPSSTRITYVQSAGGHTLPLGTSPTSSQAGAVTSYGPTSSVALGFTSLGPSGPAFVQPLLSGQAPLLAPGQVGVSPVPSPQLPPACAAPGGPVITAFYPGSPVPTSSAPLAQASQAPPSLVYTVATSTTPPAATILPKGPPAPATATPAPSSPFPSATGSMTYSLVAPKAQRPSPKAPQKVKAAIASIPVGSFEAGASGRPGPAPRQPLELGPAREPPAPESELEGQPTPPAPPPLPETWPSTARSSPPPPLPAEERTGTKGPETMASKFPSSSSDWRVPGLGLESRGEPPTPPSPAPAPAAASGGSSSGSSEGSSGRAAGDTPERKETASTGKKVKVRPPPLKKTFDSVDNRVLSEVDFEERFAELPEFRPEEVLPSPTLQSLATSPRAILGSYRKKRKNSTDLDSAPEDPTSPKRKMRRRSSCSSEPNTPKSAKCEGDIFTFDRTGTEAEDVLGELEYEKVPYSSLRRTLDQRRALVMQLFQDHGFFPSAQATAAFQARYADIFPSKVCLQLKIREVRQKIMQAATPTEQPPGAEASLPGPSPTGTAATPAPTPSPAGGPDPTSPGSDSGTAQAAPPLPPPPEPGPGQPGWEGAPQPSPPPSGPSTAATGR
- the Cic gene encoding protein capicua homolog isoform X4, encoding MKPMKKACTGLSGPGSGNKSPPATRAKALRRRGVGEGDKPEEEDEEAQPQQQLGPEEAEEGEEEETERGLGAEGPPQELHPSDPTPGPAEDPKGDGEAGRWEPSLSRKTATFKSRAPKKKYVEEHGAGNSGVAGVPEEQERTPEEASTLGVPPRLPTSTRSSSTDTASEHSADLEDESVEACGPGPWPPGGTSGGYDLRQLRSQRVLARRGDGLFLPAVVRQVRRSQDLGVQFPGDRALTFYEGVPGGGVDVVLDATPPPGALVVGTAVCTCVEPGVAAYREGVVVEVATKPAAYKVRLSPGSGALPQPQQPLHHEPEEAVWVARSSLRLLRPPWEPEALLRKPPIGPEEEQAEAGSALPPCPAAMDPKQPEDAEVSKISFGGNLGAHCEEGEEKHPPALGTPALLPLPPPQLLSPPPKSPAFAGPGRPGEQPSPCQEGSQGGSRSSSVASLEKGAAPAARARTPLTAAQQKYKKGDVVCTPNGIRKKFNGKQWRRLCSRDGCMKESQRRGYCSRHLSMRTKEMEGLADGGPGGAGRPTGVAAREGSTEFDWGDETSRDSEASSVAARGDSRPRLVAPTDLSRFEFDECEAAVMLVSLGSSRSGTPSFSPVSTQSPFSPAPSPSPSPLFGFRPANFSPINASPVIQRTAVRSRHLSASTPKAGVLTPPDLGPHPPPPAPRERHSSGILPTFQTNLTFTVPISPGRRKTELLPHPGSLGAPGTGGGGAAPDFPKGDSLDSSVDSVSHTPTPSTPAGFRAVSPAVPFSRSRQPSPLLLLPPPAGLTSDPGPSVRRVPAVQRDSPVIVRNPDVPLPSKFPGDVGTAGEARAGGPGRGCRETPVPPGVASGKPGLPPPLPAPVPITVPPAAPTAVAQPMPTFGLASSPFQPVAFHPSPAALLPVLVPSSYTSHPAPKKEVIMGRPGTVWTNVEPRSVAVFPWHSLVPFLAPSQPDPSVQPSEAQQPASHPVASNQSKEPAESAAVAHEQSSGGTGNADPGRPPGATCPESPGPGPPHTLGVVEPGKGPPPTTEEEASGPPGEPRLDSETESDHDDAFLSIMSPEIQLPLPPGKRRTQSLSALPKERDSSSEKDGRSPNKREKDHIRRPMNAFMIFSKRHRALVHQRHPNQDNRTVSKILGEWWYALGPKEKQKYHDLAFQVKEAHFKAHPDWKWCNKDRKKSSSEAKPTSLGLAGGHKETRERSMSETGTAAAPGVSSELLSVAAQTLLSSDTKAPGSGSCGTERLHTVGGPGSARPRAFSHSGVHSLDGGEVDSQALQELTQMVSGPTSYSGPKPSTQYGAPGPFTAPGEGGALAASGRPPLLPTRASRSQRAASEDMTSDEERMVICEEEGDDDVIADDGFGTTDIDLKCKERVTDSESGDSSGEDPEGNKGFGRKVFSPVIRSSFTHCRPALDPEPPGPPDPPAAFNKGYGPTPSSSSSSPAVSSASVATSFSLGSGTFKAQESGQGSAAGPLRPPPPGSGGPATPSKTTRFLPTDPATFRRKRPESVGGLEPPGPSVIAAPPSGGGNILQTLVLPPNKEEREGSGARVPSAPTPTPSLAYGAPAAPLSRPAATMVTNVVRPVSSTPVPIASKPFPTSGRAEASPNDTASGRTEVGTGSRVPGGSPLGVSLVYSDKKSAAAAPPAPHLVAGPLLGTVGKAPATVTNLLVGTPGYGAPAPPAVQFIAQGTPSSGTTVGSGAGAGSGPNGPVPLGILQPGALGKSGGITQVQYILPTLPQQLQVAPAPAPAPGTKAAAPSGPAPTTSIRFTLPPGTSTNGKVLAATAPTPGIPILQSVPSAPPPKAQSVSPVQAPPPGGSAQLLPGKVLVPLAAPSMSVRGGGAGQPLPLVSPPFSVPVQNGAQPPSKIIQLTPVPVSTPSGLVPPLSPATLPGPTSQPQKVLLPSSTRITYVQSAGGHTLPLGTSPTSSQAGAVTSYGPTSSVALGFTSLGPSGPAFVQPLLSGQAPLLAPGQVGVSPVPSPQLPPACAAPGGPVITAFYPGSPVPTSSAPLAQASQAPPSLVYTVATSTTPPAATILPKGPPAPATATPAPSSPFPSATGSMTYSLVAPKAQRPSPKAPQKVKAAIASIPVGSFEAGASGRPGPAPRQPLELGPAREPPAPESELEGQPTPPAPPPLPETWPSTARSSPPPPLPAEERTGTKGPETMASKFPSSSSDWRVPGLGLESRGEPPTPPSPAPAPAAASGGSSSGSSEGSSGRAAGDTPERKETASTGKKVKVRPPPLKKTFDSVDKVLSEVDFEERFAELPEFRPEEVLPSPTLQSLATSPRAILGSYRKKRKNSTDLDSAPEDPTSPKRKMRRRSSCSSEPNTPKSAKCEGDIFTFDRTGTEAEDVLGELEYEKVPYSSLRRTLDQRRALVMQLFQDHGFFPSAQATAAFQARYADIFPSKVCLQLKIREVRQKIMQAATPTEQPPGAEASLPGPSPTGTAATPAPTPSPAGGPDPTSPGSDSGTAQAAPPLPPPPEPGPGQPGWEGAPQPSPPPSGPSTAATGR
- the Cic gene encoding protein capicua homolog isoform X1 produces the protein MKPMKKACTGLSGPGSGNKSPPATRAKALRRRGVGEGDKPEEEDEEAQPQQQLGPEEAEEGEEEETERGLGAEGPPQELHPSDPTPGPAEDPKGDGEAGRWEPSLSRKTATFKSRAPKKKYVEEHGAGNSGVAGVPEEQERTPEEASTLGVPPRLPTSTRSSSTDTASEHSADLEDESVEACGPGPWPPGGTSGGYDLRQLRSQRVLARRGDGLFLPAVVRQVRRSQDLGVQFPGDRALTFYEGVPGGGVDVVLDATPPPGALVVGTAVCTCVEPGVAAYREGVVVEVATKPAAYKVRLSPGSGALPQPQQPLHHEPEEAVWVARSSLRLLRPPWEPEALLRKPPIGPEEEQAEAGSALPPCPAAMDPKQPEDAEVSKISFGGNLGAHCEEGEEKHPPALGTPALLPLPPPQLLSPPPKSPAFAGPGRPGEQPSPCQEGSQGGSRSSSVASLEKGAAPAARARTPLTAAQQKYKKGDVVCTPNGIRKKFNGKQWRRLCSRDGCMKESQRRGYCSRHLSMRTKEMEGLADGGPGGAGRPTGVAAREGSTEFDWGDETSRDSEASSVAARGDSRPRLVAPTDLSRFEFDECEAAVMLVSLGSSRSGTPSFSPVSTQSPFSPAPSPSPSPLFGFRPANFSPINASPVIQRTAVRSRHLSASTPKAGVLTPPDLGPHPPPPAPRERHSSGILPTFQTNLTFTVPISPGRRKTELLPHPGSLGAPGTGGGGAAPDFPKGDSLDSSVDSVSHTPTPSTPAGFRAVSPAVPFSRSRQPSPLLLLPPPAGLTSDPGPSVRRVPAVQRDSPVIVRNPDVPLPSKFPGDVGTAGEARAGGPGRGCRETPVPPGVASGKPGLPPPLPAPVPITVPPAAPTAVAQPMPTFGLASSPFQPVAFHPSPAALLPVLVPSSYTSHPAPKKEVIMGRPGTVWTNVEPRSVAVFPWHSLVPFLAPSQPDPSVQPSEAQQPASHPVASNQSKEPAESAAVAHEQSSGGTGNADPGRPPGATCPESPGPGPPHTLGVVEPGKGPPPTTEEEASGPPGEPRLDSETESDHDDAFLSIMSPEIQLPLPPGKRRTQSLSALPKERDSSSEKDGRSPNKREKDHIRRPMNAFMIFSKRHRALVHQRHPNQDNRTVSKILGEWWYALGPKEKQKYHDLAFQVKEAHFKAHPDWKWCNKDRKKSSSEAKPTSLGLAGGHKETRERSMSETGTAAAPGVSSELLSVAAQTLLSSDTKAPGSGSCGTERLHTVGGPGSARPRAFSHSGVHSLDGGEVDSQALQELTQMVSGPTSYSGPKPSTQYGAPGPFTAPGEGGALAASGRPPLLPTRASRSQRAASEDMTSDEERMVICEEEGDDDVIADDGFGTTDIDLKCKERVTDSESGDSSGEDPEGNKGFGRKVFSPVIRSSFTHCRPALDPEPPGPPDPPAAFNKGYGPTPSSSSSSPAVSSASVATSFSLGSGTFKAQESGQGSAAGPLRPPPPGSGGPATPSKTTRFLPTDPATFRRKRPESVGGLEPPGPSVIAAPPSGGGNILQTLVLPPNKEEREGSGARVPSAPTPTPSLAYGAPAAPLSRPAATMVTNVVRPVSSTPVPIASKPFPTSGRAEASPNDTASGRTEVGTGSRVPGGSPLGVSLVYSDKKSAAAAPPAPHLVAGPLLGTVGKAPATVTNLLVGTPGYGAPAPPAVQFIAQGTPSSGTTVGSGAGAGSGPNGPVPLGILQPGALGKSGGITQVQYILPTLPQQLQVAPAPAPAPGTKAAAPSGPAPTTSIRFTLPPGTSTNGKVLAATAPTPGIPILQSVPSAPPPKAQSVSPVQAPPPGGSAQLLPGKVLVPLAAPSMSVRGGGAGQPLPLVSPPFSVPVQNGAQPPSKIIQLTPVPVSTPSGLVPPLSPATLPGPTSQPQKVLLPSSTRITYVQSAGGHTLPLGTSPTSSQAGAVTSYGPTSSVALGFTSLGPSGPAFVQPLLSAGQAPLLAPGQVGVSPVPSPQLPPACAAPGGPVITAFYPGSPVPTSSAPLAQASQAPPSLVYTVATSTTPPAATILPKGPPAPATATPAPSSPFPSATGSMTYSLVAPKAQRPSPKAPQKVKAAIASIPVGSFEAGASGRPGPAPRQPLELGPAREPPAPESELEGQPTPPAPPPLPETWPSTARSSPPPPLPAEERTGTKGPETMASKFPSSSSDWRVPGLGLESRGEPPTPPSPAPAPAAASGGSSSGSSEGSSGRAAGDTPERKETASTGKKVKVRPPPLKKTFDSVDNRVLSEVDFEERFAELPEFRPEEVLPSPTLQSLATSPRAILGSYRKKRKNSTDLDSAPEDPTSPKRKMRRRSSCSSEPNTPKSAKCEGDIFTFDRTGTEAEDVLGELEYEKVPYSSLRRTLDQRRALVMQLFQDHGFFPSAQATAAFQARYADIFPSKVCLQLKIREVRQKIMQAATPTEQPPGAEASLPGPSPTGTAATPAPTPSPAGGPDPTSPGSDSGTAQAAPPLPPPPEPGPGQPGWEGAPQPSPPPSGPSTAATGR